In a genomic window of Prochlorococcus marinus subsp. marinus str. CCMP1375:
- a CDS encoding NAD-dependent epimerase/dehydratase family protein, which produces MKVFVLGGDGFCGWPCSVNLAEHGHDVLIVDNLSRRKIDIDLEVESLTPIANIRERLEAWQEIGGNPIRFSQMDIASEYQRLLDLIIEEQPDAIVHFAEQRAAPYSMKSSATKRYTVDNNVNGTHNLLAAIVESGLDVHVVHLGTMGVYGYGSHRGATIPEGYLKVEVPQPDGSRFEEEILHPASPGSVYHMTKTLDQLLFLYYNKNDNVKITDLHQGIVWGTNTEATGKDPRLTNRFDYDGDYGTVLNRFLMQAAINYPLTVHGTGGQTRAFIHIRDSVKCVQLALENPPESGERVKIFNQMTESHQVGELAKKVAKLTGAEVNYLPNPRNEAVENDLIVDNRCFIELGLKPTTLDDGLLTEVVEVARRWSDRCDKKRIPCISAWTANQAKAIKQSK; this is translated from the coding sequence GTGAAAGTTTTTGTTCTTGGTGGTGACGGCTTCTGTGGTTGGCCTTGTTCAGTGAACTTGGCTGAACACGGGCACGATGTCTTAATCGTTGATAATCTCAGCCGTCGAAAAATAGATATCGATTTGGAAGTGGAATCTCTTACGCCCATTGCCAATATTCGAGAGCGTTTGGAAGCTTGGCAAGAAATAGGGGGGAATCCTATCCGCTTCAGTCAGATGGATATTGCTAGTGAATACCAGCGTTTATTAGATTTGATTATTGAAGAACAACCTGATGCAATAGTTCATTTTGCTGAACAGCGTGCTGCTCCTTACTCAATGAAAAGCAGTGCAACCAAAAGATATACTGTGGACAATAATGTCAATGGTACGCACAACCTCTTAGCCGCAATTGTTGAATCAGGGTTAGACGTACATGTAGTTCATTTAGGCACAATGGGGGTATATGGATATGGATCCCATCGAGGTGCAACTATTCCTGAAGGATATTTAAAAGTCGAAGTTCCTCAACCTGATGGAAGCCGTTTTGAAGAAGAAATTCTTCACCCAGCCAGTCCAGGAAGTGTTTACCATATGACTAAGACACTTGATCAGTTACTTTTCCTTTATTACAACAAAAACGATAACGTTAAAATTACTGACTTACATCAAGGAATAGTTTGGGGTACTAATACTGAAGCGACTGGAAAAGATCCCCGGTTAACTAATAGATTTGACTACGATGGTGATTATGGGACAGTCTTAAATAGATTCCTAATGCAAGCTGCGATCAACTATCCACTCACAGTACATGGAACTGGCGGACAAACTCGGGCCTTTATTCACATTAGAGACTCAGTAAAATGTGTTCAACTTGCTCTAGAAAACCCTCCTGAAAGTGGAGAAAGAGTAAAAATATTCAACCAAATGACCGAGAGTCATCAAGTTGGAGAATTAGCAAAAAAAGTAGCGAAATTAACAGGAGCTGAAGTGAATTACTTGCCAAATCCACGAAATGAAGCTGTAGAGAATGATCTGATAGTAGATAATCGTTGCTTCATTGAACTCGGTCTAAAGCCCACAACATTGGATGATGGTCTTCTCACAGAGGTTGTAGAAGTAGCTCGCCGTTGGTCTGATAGATGTGATAAAAAACGTATACCATGTATATCTGCATGGACCGCAAACCAAGCAAAAGCAATAAAACAGTCAAAGTAA
- the gcvH gene encoding glycine cleavage system protein GcvH, whose protein sequence is MIFDFPKKFRFADSHEYACPEGDLVRIGISAFAVDQLGDIVFVDLPGIGTLLEQGISFGSVESVKAVEDMNAPIGGEVLQINESVLNSPEELQNDPHGEGWLLLVKPSDASQLDKLMSSEIYSEKVSSK, encoded by the coding sequence ATGATTTTTGATTTTCCAAAAAAGTTTCGCTTTGCTGATAGTCATGAATATGCCTGTCCCGAAGGAGATTTAGTTCGAATAGGCATTAGTGCTTTTGCTGTAGATCAATTAGGGGACATAGTTTTTGTTGATCTTCCTGGAATTGGCACTTTGTTAGAACAAGGAATCAGTTTTGGCTCTGTCGAGTCCGTTAAGGCTGTAGAGGACATGAATGCTCCGATTGGAGGGGAGGTATTACAAATAAATGAATCTGTTCTAAATAGTCCTGAAGAGTTGCAAAATGATCCACATGGAGAAGGGTGGCTATTACTTGTTAAGCCTTCTGATGCAAGTCAATTAGACAAATTGATGTCATCAGAAATATATTCTGAAAAAGTGTCTTCGAAATAA
- a CDS encoding DNA-binding protein — translation MTITNESGGRQNAFANEPRIEVINSRPSSYKRFQLLALLGAIALISIIGIYLVI, via the coding sequence ATGACAATTACCAACGAGTCTGGCGGTAGACAAAATGCATTTGCAAATGAGCCAAGAATCGAAGTAATTAATTCAAGACCTAGTAGTTATAAGCGGTTTCAGCTATTAGCCCTACTTGGTGCAATAGCATTAATTAGTATTATTGGTATTTATTTAGTTATTTAG
- a CDS encoding thiazole synthase encodes MNNNSSSLSIGNKLFKSRLLIGTGKYQTLNQMQESIINSECEIVTVAVRRVQSSESSHKGLMEAIDWKKLWMLPNTAGCTNSEEAIRIAKMGRELAKLSGQEDNNFVKLEVIPDNRYLLPDPFGTLEAAEALIKEGFVVMPYINADPLLAKRLENIGCSCVMPLGSAIGSAQGIRNESNIRIIIENSNVPVIVDAGIGVPSHAAEAMEMGADAVLINSAIALAKDPKSMAEGMCKGVHAGRKAFLAGRLVEQPLANPSSPCTEISKSSYVQ; translated from the coding sequence ATGAACAATAATTCATCTTCCTTATCTATAGGAAACAAATTATTTAAAAGTAGGCTTTTAATTGGTACCGGAAAGTATCAAACTCTCAATCAAATGCAAGAAAGCATTATTAACTCAGAATGTGAAATTGTTACCGTTGCTGTCAGAAGAGTTCAATCGTCAGAATCTTCACATAAAGGCTTAATGGAAGCAATTGATTGGAAAAAATTGTGGATGCTTCCTAATACTGCAGGTTGCACTAATTCGGAAGAAGCAATACGTATTGCAAAAATGGGTCGAGAACTTGCCAAGTTGTCCGGTCAAGAAGACAACAATTTTGTCAAGCTAGAAGTCATTCCAGATAATAGATATCTTCTTCCAGACCCATTTGGCACCCTAGAAGCTGCTGAAGCACTTATTAAAGAAGGATTTGTTGTAATGCCATATATCAATGCTGATCCTCTATTAGCAAAAAGACTTGAAAATATTGGTTGTTCATGCGTAATGCCGTTAGGTTCTGCTATTGGATCAGCCCAAGGAATTCGCAATGAAAGCAATATTCGAATAATTATTGAAAATTCAAATGTTCCTGTAATTGTAGATGCTGGTATTGGAGTACCTAGTCATGCCGCTGAGGCAATGGAAATGGGTGCAGACGCAGTTCTAATCAATAGCGCAATTGCTTTAGCAAAGGATCCCAAATCGATGGCGGAAGGAATGTGTAAAGGCGTTCACGCTGGCCGAAAAGCCTTCTTGGCAGGACGCTTAGTTGAACAGCCTTTAGCCAATCCAAGCTCACCTTGTACAGAAATATCTAAATCTTCTTACGTTCAATAG
- a CDS encoding acyl-CoA desaturase: protein MVSSVIEATAPLRRPVSADKALAASEKLQVKTKKELRYPRKFKRRWGTVGFMGAIHALTIFALLPRFWSLQNIAALLILYWVTACLGVTLGYHRLLSHRAFKVPHWLERFFATCGALSCQHGPIDWVGLHRHHHTFSDTDADHHNSKKGFWWSHMGWMFEPIPALQTVPNFSGDLIQDPYYRFLNKNFLLLQIPLGALLYWIGHGSESGGWSMVLWGIPFRLVVVYHVTWLVNSATHCWGNVAFDSGDGSKNNWWVAALTFGEGWHNNHHAYPSSARQGLFKGQIDLTWQHIRLLHALGLAKKIRLPMKP from the coding sequence GTGGTGTCCAGCGTGATTGAAGCAACGGCTCCGTTAAGAAGGCCAGTATCCGCAGATAAAGCACTGGCTGCATCAGAGAAGCTTCAAGTAAAAACTAAAAAAGAATTGAGGTATCCACGCAAATTTAAACGGCGCTGGGGAACTGTAGGTTTCATGGGAGCTATCCATGCCTTAACAATTTTTGCTCTACTTCCAAGGTTCTGGAGTCTTCAGAATATAGCTGCATTATTAATTCTTTATTGGGTTACAGCCTGTTTAGGAGTCACGTTGGGTTATCACAGACTGCTTTCGCATAGAGCTTTCAAAGTTCCTCACTGGCTAGAGAGGTTTTTTGCAACCTGCGGGGCTTTAAGTTGCCAACATGGACCTATTGACTGGGTAGGACTTCACAGACATCATCACACATTTTCAGATACAGATGCTGATCACCACAACAGTAAAAAAGGATTTTGGTGGAGTCATATGGGATGGATGTTTGAACCAATTCCAGCACTGCAAACAGTTCCTAATTTCAGTGGAGATCTTATTCAAGACCCCTATTACAGATTTTTAAACAAAAACTTTTTGCTACTTCAAATTCCATTAGGAGCATTGCTTTACTGGATTGGCCATGGCTCTGAATCAGGAGGCTGGTCCATGGTTCTATGGGGCATTCCATTCCGTTTGGTTGTCGTTTATCACGTGACATGGCTTGTTAATTCAGCTACTCATTGCTGGGGCAATGTTGCATTTGATAGTGGAGATGGATCTAAAAACAATTGGTGGGTAGCAGCTCTTACCTTCGGAGAAGGCTGGCATAACAATCACCATGCTTATCCAAGCTCAGCTCGTCAAGGATTATTTAAAGGTCAAATTGATCTAACTTGGCAACATATTCGTTTACTCCATGCTTTAGGCCTTGCTAAAAAGATACGATTACCCATGAAGCCTTAA
- the dnaB gene encoding replicative DNA helicase, with protein MVNVPFPKNEKPSNYQGINSKHYENSQSRGFEGQQDLVPPQNLEAEEAVIGGILLDPDAINRIADLVQAEAFYLSAHRKIFRTALMLNSQGKPTDLTSMSAWLADTGELESIGGNNRLVELVEKISSTASIEQVAKLITDKFLRRQLIRSGNEVIKLSFDQSMPMEELLDKAEQKIFSISQEKPSKGLIPTAEILTSTFNEIESRSLGTAMAGIPVNFYDLDAMTQGLQRSDLIIVAGRPAMGKTSIVLNLAKNVAQIHDLPICVFSLEMSKEQLTYRLLSMEVGIESGRLRTGRLNQEEWPLLGQGINTLGQLPIFIDDKPNLGVLEMRSLCRRLIAEQGKDLGLIVIDYLQLMEGSTPDNRVQELSRITRGLKAMARELKVPVIALSQLSRGVESRTNKRPMLSDLRESGSIEQDADLVLMIYRDEYYNPETPDRGITEVIVTKHRNGPIGTVKLLFEPQFTRFRNLAN; from the coding sequence ATGGTTAATGTTCCTTTCCCTAAAAACGAAAAACCAAGCAACTATCAAGGGATAAATAGTAAGCATTATGAAAATTCTCAATCTAGAGGATTTGAAGGGCAACAAGATCTAGTTCCACCGCAAAATCTTGAAGCCGAGGAGGCAGTTATTGGAGGCATTCTATTAGATCCCGATGCCATTAATCGCATTGCAGATTTAGTTCAAGCAGAAGCTTTTTACCTCAGTGCACACCGAAAAATCTTTAGAACTGCTTTGATGCTGAATAGTCAAGGTAAGCCAACTGATTTGACATCAATGAGTGCTTGGTTAGCAGATACAGGAGAACTAGAAAGCATTGGAGGTAATAATCGATTGGTTGAATTAGTAGAAAAAATATCTTCCACAGCTTCTATAGAACAAGTTGCAAAATTGATTACCGACAAGTTCCTTCGACGCCAACTGATACGGTCTGGTAACGAAGTTATAAAACTTAGTTTTGATCAAAGTATGCCCATGGAGGAATTACTTGATAAAGCAGAACAAAAAATATTTTCCATTAGCCAAGAAAAACCTTCTAAAGGACTGATTCCAACTGCAGAGATTCTCACAAGCACATTTAATGAAATCGAGAGTCGTTCACTTGGAACAGCTATGGCTGGTATTCCGGTAAATTTCTACGATCTTGACGCAATGACTCAAGGTCTACAACGAAGTGACTTAATTATTGTTGCAGGAAGGCCAGCAATGGGGAAAACATCCATTGTTCTCAATTTGGCAAAAAACGTTGCCCAGATTCATGATTTACCTATTTGTGTGTTCAGCTTGGAAATGAGTAAAGAGCAACTCACTTATCGCCTGCTATCTATGGAGGTTGGCATTGAAAGTGGAAGACTTAGAACTGGGAGATTAAATCAGGAAGAATGGCCCCTTCTAGGACAAGGAATTAATACACTTGGTCAACTGCCAATTTTCATAGATGACAAGCCTAATTTAGGAGTGTTAGAAATGCGCTCTCTTTGCAGACGTTTAATTGCTGAACAAGGCAAAGACCTTGGGCTGATTGTTATCGACTACCTGCAACTAATGGAAGGATCAACACCTGATAACAGAGTTCAAGAACTCTCAAGGATCACAAGAGGTTTGAAAGCAATGGCACGTGAACTAAAAGTACCAGTAATAGCCCTTTCCCAATTAAGTAGAGGTGTTGAATCAAGAACCAACAAAAGACCAATGCTTAGTGATCTTCGTGAATCAGGATCTATCGAACAAGATGCAGATCTCGTTCTAATGATCTATAGAGATGAGTATTACAATCCTGAAACTCCTGATAGAGGAATTACCGAAGTGATCGTTACAAAACATCGAAATGGTCCTATAGGAACAGTTAAGTTACTTTTCGAGCCTCAATTTACAAGATTCAGAAATCTTGCAAACTAA
- a CDS encoding glycosyltransferase family 4 protein, whose protein sequence is MKIAFFTETFLPKVDGIVTRLTKTIESLTDAGDEVIIFCPEGCPEEYMGAKVVGVPAMPLPLYPELKLGLPGASVSDALETFKPDLIHVVNPAVLGLGGIWLAKTNGIPLVASYHTHLPKYLEHYGMGMLEPLLWELLKAAHNQAMLNLCTSTAMVKELSEKGIQNTALWQRGVDTQNFRPELRNNNMRKKLLGKFSDEGALLIYVGRLSAEKQIERIKPVLEALPNARLALVGDGPFRNQLEQIFENTPTTFIGYLAGEELASAYASGDAFLFPSSTETLGLVLLEAMAAGCPVIGANKGGIPDIITDGINGCLYDPDGENNGTESLIKATEKLLGDNKNERQSMREAARLEAERWGWPSATEQLKSFYTQILEKNTTNNIAA, encoded by the coding sequence GTGAAGATAGCTTTTTTTACCGAAACTTTTCTGCCCAAAGTAGATGGAATTGTTACTAGGCTAACAAAAACCATTGAAAGTCTTACGGATGCAGGAGATGAAGTAATTATCTTTTGCCCAGAAGGTTGCCCAGAAGAATATATGGGTGCAAAGGTTGTTGGTGTACCAGCCATGCCCTTACCTCTTTATCCAGAGCTAAAGCTTGGTCTTCCAGGAGCATCTGTATCGGATGCACTAGAAACTTTTAAACCAGATCTTATACATGTTGTGAACCCTGCCGTGCTAGGTCTTGGCGGGATTTGGCTAGCAAAAACTAATGGAATTCCACTTGTAGCGAGTTATCACACACATCTGCCCAAATACCTGGAACATTATGGAATGGGAATGCTTGAGCCATTGCTTTGGGAGCTTTTAAAAGCTGCTCATAATCAAGCAATGCTAAATCTTTGTACCTCAACTGCAATGGTCAAAGAATTAAGTGAGAAAGGTATTCAAAATACAGCTTTATGGCAGCGCGGAGTAGATACACAGAATTTTCGTCCAGAACTCAGGAACAACAATATGCGAAAAAAACTATTAGGCAAATTTAGTGATGAAGGAGCTCTACTTATCTATGTAGGAAGGTTATCTGCAGAAAAACAAATTGAACGAATTAAACCTGTTCTTGAAGCCTTACCAAATGCAAGACTTGCTCTTGTAGGAGATGGCCCTTTTAGAAATCAACTAGAACAAATCTTTGAAAATACTCCTACCACTTTCATTGGTTATCTTGCAGGTGAAGAACTTGCTAGTGCATATGCTTCAGGAGATGCTTTTTTATTCCCATCCAGTACCGAAACATTAGGCTTGGTTCTATTAGAGGCTATGGCAGCTGGATGCCCAGTAATAGGAGCTAATAAAGGAGGAATTCCAGATATAATTACCGACGGAATAAATGGATGTCTTTATGATCCTGACGGCGAGAACAATGGTACTGAAAGTCTTATCAAAGCGACTGAAAAGTTATTGGGAGATAATAAAAACGAGCGTCAATCCATGAGAGAAGCAGCAAGACTAGAAGCAGAACGTTGGGGCTGGCCAAGTGCAACTGAACAACTCAAAAGCTTTTACACTCAAATCTTGGAAAAAAATACTACCAATAATATTGCTGCATAA
- the rplI gene encoding 50S ribosomal protein L9 codes for MAKRVKVVLKEDILSLGKDGDVVEVAPGYARNFLLSQQKALAVTPSVLKQVEYRLAKKAELEAAKKQEAIDFETALKTIGRFSIKKQTGEDGVLFGTVTNGDVSEAIQLATQKEIDRRNIIVPEIHETGKYKVQVKLHSEVTAEINLEVIGN; via the coding sequence ATGGCGAAAAGAGTAAAAGTAGTTCTCAAAGAAGATATTCTCAGCCTTGGCAAGGATGGGGATGTTGTTGAGGTAGCACCAGGGTATGCACGCAATTTCCTCCTTTCTCAACAGAAAGCTTTAGCGGTCACTCCTTCAGTTCTAAAACAAGTTGAATATCGTTTAGCAAAAAAAGCTGAGCTTGAGGCTGCCAAAAAGCAAGAAGCTATTGATTTTGAAACTGCGCTTAAAACTATTGGCAGATTTAGCATTAAAAAGCAAACAGGGGAAGATGGCGTTCTTTTTGGCACAGTCACAAATGGTGACGTCTCAGAAGCGATTCAATTAGCTACACAAAAAGAAATAGATCGAAGAAATATCATTGTTCCTGAGATTCATGAAACGGGAAAGTATAAAGTACAAGTAAAGCTTCATAGCGAAGTCACCGCTGAGATTAATCTTGAAGTAATTGGTAACTAA
- a CDS encoding aminotransferase class I/II-fold pyridoxal phosphate-dependent enzyme: MKDKQFLSNEYCYPRVSNLVSKVEADLKEVADQRTQDVAISLSKILQAFSTEGLGPQHFQSVSGIGHGDLGRDLIDKVFANVLGAEKALVRMQFVSGTHAISSILFGILRPGDNLLSITGKPYDTLEEVIGLRGKGQGSLLDFGINYDEISVFNDGEIDLKSLEKALEVSREMIFIQRSCGYSWRQSLSIADIKKICDICHIKQPNCVCFVDNCYGEFVELQEPNHVGADLIAGSLLKNLGGTIAPAGGYIAGKSVLVDKACNRLTAPGIGSDVGTSFNLNRLVLQGLFLSPQMVAESLIGADIISGVFQKLGFKVNPLPGQFRSDLIQSVCLGNVETLEIVCRSFQLCSPVSSYVNPIPSSMPGYESDLIMAGGTFVDGSTSEFSADAPLRPPYNLYVQGGTHRAHIKIAITQAVIALVQSGIVDLP; this comes from the coding sequence ATAAAAGATAAGCAATTTTTGAGTAATGAATATTGTTATCCGAGGGTTAGCAATCTTGTTTCAAAGGTAGAAGCAGATTTAAAAGAAGTAGCTGATCAAAGAACTCAAGATGTTGCAATAAGTTTGTCAAAGATATTACAGGCATTTTCTACTGAAGGATTAGGACCTCAGCATTTTCAATCTGTTAGTGGAATTGGTCATGGTGATTTGGGTCGTGACTTGATAGATAAAGTTTTTGCAAATGTTTTAGGAGCAGAAAAAGCTTTAGTTCGAATGCAATTTGTTAGTGGTACCCATGCAATATCTTCTATATTATTTGGTATTTTAAGACCAGGAGATAATTTACTATCTATTACTGGAAAACCGTATGATACCCTTGAGGAAGTGATAGGTTTACGAGGAAAAGGACAGGGATCTTTATTGGATTTTGGTATAAATTATGATGAAATATCTGTTTTTAATGATGGAGAGATTGATTTAAAATCTTTAGAAAAGGCTTTAGAGGTTTCAAGGGAAATGATATTTATACAAAGAAGTTGTGGATATTCATGGAGGCAATCTTTGTCTATTGCTGATATAAAAAAAATCTGTGATATTTGTCATATAAAACAACCTAATTGTGTTTGTTTTGTGGATAATTGTTATGGAGAGTTTGTTGAATTGCAGGAGCCTAACCATGTTGGAGCAGACTTAATTGCAGGATCATTGCTTAAAAATTTGGGAGGGACGATTGCTCCTGCCGGTGGATATATAGCTGGTAAATCTGTTTTAGTAGATAAGGCTTGTAACAGATTAACAGCGCCTGGAATTGGAAGTGATGTGGGGACTAGTTTTAATCTAAATAGACTTGTTTTGCAGGGCCTATTCTTATCTCCGCAAATGGTCGCGGAATCTTTAATTGGGGCTGATATTATTTCAGGTGTGTTTCAGAAGCTTGGCTTTAAAGTCAATCCTTTGCCTGGACAATTTCGTAGTGATTTGATCCAATCTGTTTGCCTAGGTAATGTTGAAACTCTTGAAATAGTTTGCAGGTCTTTTCAACTTTGTTCTCCTGTCAGTTCTTATGTAAATCCAATTCCTTCTTCTATGCCTGGCTATGAATCAGATTTGATTATGGCTGGAGGCACTTTTGTTGATGGTAGTACAAGTGAATTTTCGGCAGATGCACCATTACGTCCTCCTTATAATCTATATGTTCAAGGCGGCACACATAGAGCGCATATTAAAATTGCAATTACCCAAGCAGTCATTGCATTAGTTCAATCAGGAATTGTAGATTTGCCTTAG
- the gcvP gene encoding aminomethyl-transferring glycine dehydrogenase produces MRNTKASKFSDRHLGLIEEAQVEILNALGHADINDFISSVVPEEILDAQPPDELLPKALNEIEALEELRSIAKKNQIKRSLIGLGYYGTYTPAVIQRHVFENPAWYTSYTPYQAEIAQGRLEALFNFQTLITELTGLPIANASLLDEGTAAAEAMSLSFAVNKQTKARKFIVDDQVLPQTLAVLKTRAEPLELDIEVVNLTDLVINETVFGLLIQLPGKSGQLWDPSSLIAQAHEFNALVTVAIDPLAQVLIAPMGQLGVDIAIGSSQRFGVPIGFGGPHAAFFAIKEEYKRLVPGRLVGQSIDSKGHSALRLALQTREQHIRRDKATSNICTAQALLATIASFYAVYHGPHGLEEIAKNIIYLRSQLELYLKEFGYTFAPDCRFDTLEIHCLEAPEIHRLSILSGFNLRILPLGASIEKSKGFAVSFDELSTTKELYKLCKIFADVKDKNFEPRENTNFNFKESLTSLPLRTTPWLKQQVFNNYRTETELMRYIQKLASRDFSLVNGMIPLGSCTMKLNATAELLPITWKEFSSIHPFVPSDQAKGYGYLSEQLEGWLCALTGFDGVSLQPNAGSQGEFAGLLVIRAWHKAINQADRNICLIPKSAHGTNPASAVMAGFKVVAVECDEYGNIDFEDLVLKVETYSSELGALMITYPSTHGVFEPNIRQICDQVHLHGGQVYLDGANLNAQVGLCRPGAFGADVCHLNLHKTFCIPHGGGGPGIGPIAVAKHLVAFLPSKNFHASDNNAAIGAISASPLGSASILPISWMYIRMMGADGLRQASSLAILSANYIANKLDPYFQVLFKAPNGKVAHECILDLRSIKRITGIEVDDVAKRLMDYGFHAPTISWPVAGTLMIEPTESESFEEINRFCEAMISIRSEIDAIESGITDLSNNPLRLAPHTMETVTAEIWDRPYTRQQAAFPLKDQFMNKFWPAVSRIDNAFGDRNLVCSCSTLEELSET; encoded by the coding sequence GTGAGAAACACTAAAGCTTCAAAATTTTCAGATCGTCATCTTGGTCTCATAGAAGAGGCTCAAGTAGAGATTTTGAATGCTTTAGGACATGCCGATATAAATGATTTTATTTCTTCTGTTGTTCCTGAGGAAATTCTTGATGCTCAACCTCCAGATGAATTGTTGCCAAAGGCATTGAATGAAATCGAGGCGTTAGAAGAATTGCGATCAATTGCTAAGAAGAACCAAATTAAACGCTCTTTGATTGGTCTTGGATATTACGGGACATACACACCTGCAGTGATTCAGCGACATGTTTTTGAAAACCCCGCTTGGTATACCTCATATACTCCTTATCAAGCTGAAATTGCACAGGGCAGATTAGAAGCTCTCTTTAATTTTCAGACTTTAATTACTGAATTAACAGGTTTACCTATTGCTAATGCTTCACTTTTAGATGAAGGTACTGCTGCAGCTGAGGCAATGAGCCTTAGTTTTGCAGTAAATAAGCAAACTAAAGCTCGTAAATTTATTGTTGATGATCAGGTACTTCCTCAGACACTTGCAGTTCTTAAAACACGAGCAGAGCCTTTGGAGTTAGATATAGAGGTAGTTAATCTTACAGATTTAGTTATTAATGAAACTGTTTTTGGTCTACTCATTCAATTGCCAGGGAAAAGTGGACAACTTTGGGATCCTTCTTCGCTAATCGCTCAAGCTCATGAATTTAATGCTTTAGTAACTGTAGCTATAGATCCTTTGGCACAGGTTTTAATTGCTCCTATGGGTCAACTTGGCGTTGATATTGCTATAGGCAGTTCTCAGCGTTTTGGAGTGCCTATAGGCTTTGGCGGCCCTCATGCTGCGTTCTTTGCTATTAAAGAGGAATATAAGCGACTAGTTCCAGGCAGATTAGTCGGTCAATCTATAGATTCCAAAGGTCATTCTGCGTTGCGATTGGCTTTACAAACTAGAGAACAGCATATTCGCAGAGATAAAGCTACAAGTAATATTTGCACTGCACAAGCTCTATTAGCGACCATTGCTTCTTTTTATGCTGTTTATCATGGACCGCATGGTTTAGAAGAGATAGCTAAAAATATTATTTACCTGCGATCACAATTAGAATTATATTTAAAAGAATTTGGATATACTTTTGCTCCTGACTGTCGTTTTGACACATTAGAAATTCATTGCTTAGAAGCACCAGAAATTCATAGATTATCAATATTAAGTGGTTTTAATTTAAGAATTCTTCCTTTAGGTGCTTCTATAGAAAAATCTAAAGGTTTTGCAGTATCTTTTGATGAGTTAAGCACTACAAAAGAATTATATAAATTATGCAAAATTTTTGCAGATGTCAAAGATAAGAATTTCGAGCCTAGAGAAAATACTAATTTTAATTTTAAGGAGTCTTTAACATCTTTACCTTTAAGAACTACTCCTTGGTTAAAGCAGCAAGTTTTTAATAACTATAGAACTGAAACTGAGTTAATGCGGTATATCCAAAAATTAGCCAGTCGAGATTTTTCATTAGTCAATGGAATGATTCCTTTGGGCAGTTGCACAATGAAATTAAATGCCACAGCTGAATTGTTACCAATTACGTGGAAAGAATTTTCTTCAATTCATCCTTTTGTTCCATCTGATCAAGCAAAAGGTTATGGATACTTGTCAGAACAATTAGAAGGTTGGTTGTGTGCTCTTACAGGTTTTGATGGTGTTTCGCTTCAACCAAATGCCGGATCCCAAGGAGAGTTTGCAGGCTTGCTGGTAATACGTGCTTGGCATAAAGCTATTAATCAGGCCGATAGGAATATTTGTTTGATTCCTAAAAGTGCTCATGGAACAAATCCCGCAAGTGCAGTGATGGCAGGGTTTAAAGTTGTAGCCGTAGAGTGTGATGAATATGGAAATATTGATTTTGAAGATCTTGTTTTGAAAGTAGAAACATATTCTTCTGAATTAGGGGCTTTAATGATTACTTATCCATCTACACATGGTGTATTTGAGCCCAATATTCGGCAGATTTGCGATCAAGTTCATCTACATGGTGGTCAAGTGTATTTAGATGGAGCTAATTTAAATGCACAAGTTGGACTTTGTCGGCCAGGTGCGTTTGGGGCTGATGTATGCCATTTAAACTTACATAAGACGTTTTGCATTCCCCATGGAGGTGGAGGCCCAGGTATTGGTCCAATTGCTGTGGCAAAGCATCTAGTTGCTTTTTTACCATCAAAGAATTTTCATGCTTCTGATAATAATGCTGCAATAGGAGCTATATCTGCTTCACCTTTAGGAAGCGCAAGTATTTTGCCTATTAGTTGGATGTATATACGAATGATGGGCGCAGATGGCCTACGTCAAGCAAGCTCTTTAGCAATTCTTTCAGCAAATTATATTGCTAATAAATTAGATCCTTATTTTCAAGTTTTATTTAAAGCACCTAATGGGAAAGTTGCACATGAATGCATTTTGGACTTGAGATCAATTAAACGTATTACTGGAATCGAAGTGGATGATGTCGCTAAGAGATTAATGGATTATGGATTCCATGCTCCAACTATTAGCTGGCCAGTGGCTGGTACTTTGATGATTGAACCAACAGAAAGTGAAAGTTTTGAGGAAATCAATCGTTTTTGTGAGGCGATGATTTCTATAAGGTCAGAAATTGATGCGATTGAGTCTGGAATTACTGATTTAAGTAATAACCCTTTGCGTTTGGCCCCTCACACAATGGAAACAGTCACTGCTGAAATTTGGGATAGACCATATACTCGCCAACAGGCTGCTTTTCCATTAAAAGATCAGTTTATGAACAAGTTTTGGCCAGCTGTTTCAAGAATAGATAATGCTTTTGGTGATAGGAATTTAGTTTGTTCTTGTAGCACTTTAGAAGAACTTTCAGAAACCTAA